A single region of the Brachypodium distachyon strain Bd21 chromosome 3, Brachypodium_distachyon_v3.0, whole genome shotgun sequence genome encodes:
- the LOC100829399 gene encoding uncharacterized protein LOC100829399, producing the protein MLSIFPKLSKQFPFPPLLPPQYAPSSRRVLLQHRLLPVLLMADPSNSSPTVAATGDSLLAPAADAPDAVLPVAAPDLDKEFGFQRPELGKEKLAGTVGFHERHVFLCFKGPEEWPSHVEATQSDSLPGLLAAALKARKPNLKKSTKLTICEGEEGTESTLGDVLIFPDMIRYRGLTHSDVDNFVEEVLVKDVEWGPGSPEAIKGSYVFVCCHGSRDKRCGVCGPVLIKRFKEDIEGQGLDGQVAVSACSHVGGHKYAGNVIIFSSDAKGEVTGHWYGYVAPDDVPVLLNKHIGQGEIVDHLWRGQLGLSEEQQKEALELRHMTNGVTEEESRAKESPEANGTAGAACNPAAGVGCCQGNGSFTCCQSDVPEEKQDKGIPDEQNHKSAKAENDKESVAGSKKGHMKICQMPSWLETWERADTYATLGVVAAAASVFIAFRFYKSMN; encoded by the exons ATGCTTTCCATTTTTCCCAAACTCTCCAAGCAATTTCCATTTCCGCCGCTCCTCCCTCCCCAGTACGCACCAAGCAGCCGGCGAGTACTCCTGCAGCATCGCCTCCTCCCTGTCCTCCTCATGGCTGACCCGTCCAACTCCTCCCCCACGGTGGCTGCCACCGGCGACTCCCTCCTCGCGCCGGCCGCGGACGCGCCGGATGCGGTCCTCCCCGTCGCGGCCCCCGATCTAGACAAGGAGTTCGGCTTCCAGCGCCCGGAGCTCGGGAAGGAGAAGCTGGCCGGGACCGTGGGCTTCCACGAGCGCCACGTCTTCCTCTGCTTCAAGGGCCCCGAGGAGTGGCCGTCCCATGTCGAGGCCACCCAGTCCGACAGCCTCCCaggcctcctcgccgccgctctcaAGGCCCGCAAGCCCAACTTGAAGAAGAGC aCCAAACTGACCATCtgtgaaggagaagaaggcacCGAATCAACTCTTGGAGACGTCTTGATCTTTCCTGATATGATCAGATATAG AGGGCTGACCCACTCTGATGTCGACAACTTTGTTGAAGAAGTACTCGTGAAAGATGTTGAATGGGGTCCTGGATCTCCTGAGGCTATAAAAGGTTCCTATGTTTTTGTGTGCTGTCATGGAAGCAGGGATAAAAGGTGTGGTGTTTGTGGACCAGTTTTGATTAAAAGGTTCAAGGAAGATATAGAAGGACAAGGTCTTGATGGTCAGGTGGCTGTTAGTGCATGCTCGCATGTCGGAGGCCATAAGTATGCAGGAAATGTCATCATATTCAGTTCAGATGCCAAGGGAGAAGTGACTGGTCACTG GTATGGTTATGTTGCTCCTGATGATGTGCCAGTGTTGCTGAATAAGCATATTGGACAGGGAGAGATCGTAGATCATCTATGGAG GGGTCAGTTGGGTTTGTCTGAAGAACAGCAGAAGGAAGCTCTGGAGCTTAGGCACATGACTAATGGCGTGACTGAGGAAGAATCACGTGCCAAAGAGTCCCCTGAAGCAAATGGAACTGCCGGTGCTGCCTGCAACCCTGCAGCTGGAGTTGGATGCTGCCAGGGCAACGGAAGCTTTACCTGCTGCCAAAGTGATGTTCCAGAGGAAAAACAGGACAAAGGCATTCCAGATGAGCAGAACCACAAGAGCGCTAAGGCAGAGAATGACAAAGAAAGCGTTGCCGGAAGCAAGAAGGGGCACATGAAGATTTGCCAGATGCCGAGCTGGTTGGAGACCTGGGAGAGGGCTGACACCTATGCCACTCTTGGCGTTGTTGCAGCAGCTGCATCGGTGTTCATCGCTTTCAGGTTCTACAAGAGCATGAACTGA